The DNA sequence TGGATCATGTCGCTCGTCCACTCCCCCCTCACACGTGTTCTCACTCATCCGCTGGTGGCGGCGGTCCTGTTCGCGGGTTCCACCGTCGCGTTCTACTACACCCCCCTTTTTGATTGGGCCGTGCGGGACCCGGTGGGGCATCAGTGGATGATCGCCCATTTTCTCGTCGTGGGATACCTCTTCGCGCTGTCCCTAATCGGTATCGACCCGGTTCCCTACCGATTCCCTTATCCGCTGAGGCTACTGACCCTGCTCATCGTGATGGCATTCCACGCGTTCTTCGGGCTCGCGCTGATGTCGTCCAACGATCTGCTACTCCCCGATTGGTACGGGGTGATAGCAGAAGGGTGGACGCTCGACCCGCTCGCCGACCAACGGTCGGCCGGCGGGATTGCATGGAGCGTGGGCGAGATCCCCACTCTGGCTCTGGTGATCGTGATGATCACACTCTGGTCGCGAGCCGACGAACGCGAGGCGCGGCGACTGGACCGGAGAGCTACACGATCTGGTGACGTGGACCTTGCCGACTACAACGCCATGCTGCGGCAGCTCGGCGATCGCGATCGGAATGTGCAGCGGTGACGGGCCCCTCCGGGCCGGTGTGGCTACCGACGCTGCCTCCCGATCTCGCGCAACTGCTCGCTCCGAATCTGCAACCTGTTCCCCTGATCCCAGTCATCGGCGTCGTGCTGCTCGTCGCCTACCTAAGTGGAGCGGTCAGGCTGTGGGTGGGGGGACAGCGATGGAGTGTGTGGCGCACGATCAGCTTCGTCAGTGGCTGCATCCTCCTGATCGTGGTCATGGGCGTTGGCCTGGAAGGCTATGGCTACGGCATGCTCTCAGTGTTCATGTTCCAGCAGCTCACCCTCATGATGACTGTGCCCCCGCTGCTCATCCTCGGATCACCGGGAACACTCCTGCTCCGCGCCACACCGCACCGTGGTCTGGGGATGACCGTAAACCGGTTCGCATTCTGGGGATTACGGTCCCGGGCCTTTCGCGTCCTGCTCCACCCGGCACTGATGATCCCACTGTTCCTCTTCACCTTCTACGGGCTCTACCTCTCCGGAGCAGCCTCCGCGCTTCTGCAAACCTGGATCGGCCACGTCGGATTGGAGCTGCTGTTTCTAATCAGCGGTATCCTCTTCACCCTCCCGTTGATCTCCGCCGACCCGTTGCCTGTCCGTCAGAGTCATCTCGGTCGACTCATCGACGTCTTCATCGAGATGCCGCTCCACGCCTTCTTCGGGGTCATCCTCATGATGGCCACCGTGCCGCTGGTCACGTACTTCGCCGCTCCGCCCGTGAGCTGGCGGGTGGATCCACTGGAGGACCAGCTCTTCGCCGGCGGCCTGGCCTGGTCCTATGGAGAGGCACCCACCCTGATCATCCTCTTGGTCCTCCTTGGCCGGTGGTACCGGGACGACACGCGACGTGCCCGACTCGCCGACCGGCGTCACGATCTTCACGGCGATCCCGATCTCGACGCCTACAACGACTACTTGTCTCGCCTCAACGACCGGGCGGACGACCCCGCTCAGAAAGGACAACTGTGACACGTCACCTCCGTCTCAGCCTTACCGCCCTCGCACTTACTCTCCTCGCGACCCTGGGGATCGTCTCGCCCGCGCAAGCCCATGACGCGCTCTCTGCCGCCGACCCGGCGCCAGATTCCACCGTCTCCACCCCGTTGACGACCGTCACGCTTACCTTCAACGAAGCCCCTCTAGATGGCTTCGACAGCGCGATCGCGATCGCGGTACTCGACCCCGCCGGCACCGATGTGTCCACCGGGAGCGTGGGCGTCACCGACACGGTGCTCTCGAAAGCCGTCTCGCCAACGATCGCAGGCACATATCAGGTGCTGTGGCAGACCGTCTCCACTGACGGCCACCCTATCTCCGGCCAGTACGCCTTCTCTTACACCGTCGAGCCGTCGCCCATACCCACGCCAACCGCCGGCGAGACGACGACATCAACGGCCAGCCCGTCCACTGCTACCCCTGCCCCAGAGCCGAGTCCGTCATCCACGGCAATCCCAGGGGACACCTACGACACCACCTTCCCCATCGCGCTGATCGTCGGCGCCGTGGTTATCGCAGCCCTCCTCACGTTAGGCATCGTGCTGGGTTTCCGGGTCCGTCGCCGCACCACCTTCACTCCAAAGGATGGCGCTCCTTGATGCGCAGCCGGCGAGCTTGAAAGCCCGCCGCGCCGCCGAGGCCTAGGCAGACCACCGCCATGATGACCGCCGCCTCCCACCATGTGCTCCCTGTCAGCAGGTTCACGAACAGGACCAGCAAGCACGAAGCATTCAGTCCAAAGGCGATCAGGGCGTAGCGGTTTGAGTTCCATCCGGTTTGGCCAGGCGCGGGCACCAGGATCCTCTCGTCACGGTGTCAGTCAGCTAAAGAGTACAGCAGCATGTTTACAATCATTGAGTCCAGAGGAGGTGCGAGGATGGCCGCGAAGGCTCCCAAACGGATGCTCCCCCTAGGCATAGTCATGCTCCTCGTCGGCATCGCTGCGGTACTCGCCTTCGTCATCCACGCTCCGGGCACCGACCATCGATCACTAAGCGAGCCGGCACCGGTGAGCGTGTCCGACCGAGCCGCCCCGGACAACCCGTCCCTATCATCACCGGCGGTTAGCGACGAACTCACCCTCGTTTGTGCAGGTATGGTCGTCCTCTGCGGCGCGGCCTTGCTCACCAGCAGGGGACGACGCGGCAGGACAGACAGCCCCGTCCACACGTCCCCAAGGCGACCACCGCTCATTCGATCGTCTCCACCCGTC is a window from the Cnuibacter physcomitrellae genome containing:
- a CDS encoding cytochrome c oxidase assembly protein, with translation MTGPSGPVWLPTLPPDLAQLLAPNLQPVPLIPVIGVVLLVAYLSGAVRLWVGGQRWSVWRTISFVSGCILLIVVMGVGLEGYGYGMLSVFMFQQLTLMMTVPPLLILGSPGTLLLRATPHRGLGMTVNRFAFWGLRSRAFRVLLHPALMIPLFLFTFYGLYLSGAASALLQTWIGHVGLELLFLISGILFTLPLISADPLPVRQSHLGRLIDVFIEMPLHAFFGVILMMATVPLVTYFAAPPVSWRVDPLEDQLFAGGLAWSYGEAPTLIILLVLLGRWYRDDTRRARLADRRHDLHGDPDLDAYNDYLSRLNDRADDPAQKGQL
- a CDS encoding copper resistance CopC family protein produces the protein MTRHLRLSLTALALTLLATLGIVSPAQAHDALSAADPAPDSTVSTPLTTVTLTFNEAPLDGFDSAIAIAVLDPAGTDVSTGSVGVTDTVLSKAVSPTIAGTYQVLWQTVSTDGHPISGQYAFSYTVEPSPIPTPTAGETTTSTASPSTATPAPEPSPSSTAIPGDTYDTTFPIALIVGAVVIAALLTLGIVLGFRVRRRTTFTPKDGAP